Proteins encoded by one window of Candidatus Nitrosocosmicus hydrocola:
- a CDS encoding response regulator codes for MMNSIARSSYEKMDLGKNKLCIMYVDTKLNDYQHFFEPLKNEFDFLYCRSIVEAFQMIDLHKVDLILFDMMSAHHTVVNEFFKKFSDVIPIIALSASTDPKIAYTAAKLNAIDFIHKGHQNFQQISIHIHRNQTEWKKNREEVKNMVLLNDSANRKVIKDLINTELPITQGISSNLITEINLNEIVKNSYGIQSSDIINRSPKIMEVLADMNLVDKVYKEQTLSCPNCNSVNLFAHYFCDKCKHSQFVKRTKIKHVACNCVMNNAAFDHDNFIVCTNCMQRINKNSNEYEIIYNYECINCVDPFVLPSTSYSCNNCNLEHFTLNEGKWTNLFQFNPNLKNLKMVRNAVWMFSDLEKYLEEQGFQVNKQDKLTSGILEHATLELVAHKENQILFFTFLSGDIQQDIKQIFEVEQASKNIGRNKILKSFAIFVHEPQDVTLKILEKCLIIPLIERKPLDIVHYIKTHI; via the coding sequence ATGATGAACAGCATTGCAAGATCAAGTTATGAAAAAATGGATCTTGGAAAAAATAAGTTATGTATAATGTATGTAGATACCAAACTTAATGATTATCAACACTTTTTCGAACCTTTAAAAAATGAATTTGATTTTCTTTATTGCCGATCAATTGTTGAGGCATTTCAAATGATTGACTTACATAAAGTTGATCTGATTCTATTTGATATGATGTCTGCACATCACACCGTAGTGAATGAGTTCTTTAAAAAATTCTCTGACGTGATTCCGATAATAGCTTTGTCAGCCTCTACAGATCCAAAAATAGCATATACTGCGGCTAAATTGAATGCAATAGACTTTATACATAAGGGGCATCAAAACTTTCAGCAAATTTCAATTCATATTCATCGAAACCAAACTGAATGGAAAAAAAATAGGGAAGAAGTCAAAAACATGGTACTACTAAATGATTCAGCTAATCGAAAAGTCATAAAAGACCTGATAAACACAGAACTACCAATCACACAAGGGATTAGCTCAAATCTCATAACCGAGATAAATCTCAATGAAATAGTCAAAAATAGTTATGGTATTCAATCAAGTGACATTATCAATAGAAGTCCCAAAATTATGGAAGTGCTTGCAGATATGAATCTTGTAGATAAGGTATATAAGGAGCAAACTCTGAGCTGTCCGAATTGCAACTCAGTTAATTTATTTGCTCACTACTTTTGCGATAAATGCAAGCATTCACAATTTGTGAAAAGAACCAAAATTAAACACGTGGCATGTAATTGTGTGATGAATAACGCTGCATTTGATCATGATAATTTCATAGTTTGTACAAATTGTATGCAGAGAATTAACAAAAATAGCAATGAATATGAGATTATTTACAACTACGAGTGTATCAATTGTGTTGATCCATTCGTCCTTCCGAGTACAAGTTACAGTTGCAATAATTGTAATTTGGAACATTTTACCTTAAATGAAGGAAAATGGACCAATCTGTTTCAATTTAATCCCAATCTAAAGAACCTAAAAATGGTAAGAAATGCCGTTTGGATGTTTTCTGATTTAGAGAAATATTTGGAAGAACAAGGATTTCAAGTTAATAAACAAGATAAGCTTACGAGTGGAATTTTAGAGCATGCAACCCTTGAGCTTGTAGCTCACAAAGAAAATCAAATTTTATTTTTTACATTTCTAAGCGGTGATATCCAACAAGATATCAAACAAATCTTTGAAGTAGAGCAAGCTTCTAAAAATATTGGAAGGAACAAGATTTTGAAATCATTTGCCATATTTGTACACGAACCTCAAGATGTCACGTTAAAAATTTTAGAAAAGTGTCTTATAATACCGTTGATAGAACGTAAACCACTAGATATTGTACACTATATCAAGACCCATATTTGA
- a CDS encoding PQQ-dependent sugar dehydrogenase encodes MSSPTFANGTSDDLGNTSTINKTSFYICQDYNEYLQCDLTKNEFVGFSIGSTSEEITPITRDPNYVDGVNSKAVEFRDRYRDFIEISNNDAYKSDVFSISFWVKKIDAPIQSEPFAHVVSHTTFNQREGWFFNTNSAQEQAIRFGLTTNTGNEPIMSKPLQISNSSFTNIAATFNGSEIQLYRNGSLFDSIVYNGTYAPTQNLPVHIAIASFCSECNKFQGVVDDVRFYNRSLTSTEVSQLYINNNNYTFNGNESLPISSELVGHWTFDSTLNDSSINENNGQMLTMVSSMASSPDGRIFISEKNTGNIRILQNDTLLERPFAVINDSNVNWETGLLGLAIDPEFESNHFVYLYYSSTDIDDDPINRVVRFTEKDNQAYNMTVILDNIPSSRAFHAGGALAFGSDSLLYIGVGDSRNPNAPQNESSWAGKILRINKDGTIPRDNPFPYSPVYTMGHRNIFGIAFNEKAGIGIFTENGDKLYDEVNIIKEGGNYGFPTIQLENQHWKVSNTTIDIKPLRAFHNTIAPTQAIYYASDHFPYLKDTFLFGTYTGDIYSIEINNKTRELSSEINPHNDPESIVFEQHVQLENYPFESVVGLTQTPNGDIYYGGYHVHKLISIDVDNPQPILFPLRLEYPDRIIVDDVFAEIQKYVIVDIQNTDTQKQNDAQLNVSNSFSQLKIKIPKTLLSQVGNINTTVVSSTGDESTYNIRDYILEATSPRDNELSIPIPNNSTTVTIRIDGQNL; translated from the coding sequence GTGTCTTCGCCCACGTTCGCTAACGGCACTAGCGATGATCTAGGTAACACTTCTACAATCAACAAAACTAGTTTTTATATCTGTCAGGATTATAATGAATATCTACAATGCGATCTGACTAAGAACGAATTCGTAGGTTTTTCAATTGGTTCTACGAGTGAGGAAATTACTCCAATTACGAGAGACCCTAATTATGTTGATGGGGTAAACAGTAAAGCAGTAGAATTTCGGGATAGATATAGAGATTTTATAGAGATATCTAATAACGATGCCTATAAATCTGATGTATTTTCAATTTCTTTCTGGGTTAAAAAAATAGATGCCCCAATTCAATCAGAACCATTCGCCCATGTTGTTTCTCACACTACGTTCAATCAAAGAGAAGGTTGGTTTTTTAATACAAATAGTGCACAAGAACAAGCTATTCGTTTTGGCTTGACTACAAATACTGGTAATGAGCCCATAATGTCTAAGCCTCTTCAAATTTCAAATTCCTCATTTACCAATATTGCGGCTACTTTTAATGGCTCAGAAATACAGCTATACCGTAATGGAAGTCTCTTTGATAGCATCGTTTATAACGGAACATATGCTCCAACTCAAAATCTTCCAGTTCATATCGCCATTGCATCATTTTGTTCAGAGTGCAATAAATTTCAGGGAGTTGTAGATGATGTTCGTTTTTACAACCGTTCACTTACTTCTACGGAGGTAAGTCAACTTTATATCAACAATAACAACTACACTTTTAACGGCAATGAATCACTGCCAATTTCGAGTGAACTTGTCGGGCATTGGACATTTGATAGCACCTTAAATGATTCGTCAATTAATGAAAACAATGGACAAATGTTGACAATGGTTTCTAGTATGGCGTCTTCTCCAGATGGACGAATATTCATATCTGAAAAAAATACTGGAAATATAAGAATACTTCAGAATGATACTTTGTTGGAAAGACCATTTGCTGTAATTAATGACTCAAATGTTAATTGGGAGACAGGATTATTGGGGTTGGCAATAGACCCTGAGTTCGAAAGTAACCACTTTGTATATTTATACTACTCCTCCACTGATATTGATGATGATCCAATCAATCGAGTTGTAAGATTTACAGAAAAAGACAACCAAGCTTATAATATGACCGTTATCTTGGATAATATCCCTTCCTCAAGAGCATTTCATGCTGGAGGAGCGTTAGCATTTGGAAGTGATAGTCTCTTGTACATTGGTGTAGGGGATTCAAGAAACCCGAATGCGCCTCAAAATGAGTCAAGCTGGGCTGGAAAGATACTCCGAATTAATAAGGATGGCACAATACCAAGAGATAATCCATTTCCTTATTCTCCTGTATATACCATGGGACATCGAAATATTTTTGGGATTGCGTTTAATGAAAAAGCTGGAATTGGGATCTTTACTGAAAATGGTGATAAATTATATGATGAAGTTAACATTATCAAGGAGGGAGGAAACTATGGTTTTCCTACCATCCAACTTGAGAATCAGCATTGGAAGGTATCAAATACTACAATTGATATAAAACCCCTACGTGCTTTTCATAATACAATAGCTCCTACGCAAGCAATTTATTATGCCAGCGATCACTTTCCATATCTTAAGGATACCTTTCTCTTTGGTACCTATACAGGGGACATATATAGTATTGAAATTAATAATAAAACTAGAGAATTAAGCTCTGAGATAAATCCCCATAATGACCCTGAATCTATAGTTTTTGAACAACATGTTCAGTTAGAAAACTATCCCTTTGAATCTGTCGTAGGATTAACTCAGACTCCAAATGGTGACATTTACTATGGCGGTTATCATGTTCACAAACTAATTTCGATTGATGTAGACAACCCTCAACCGATCCTATTTCCGTTACGATTGGAATATCCTGATAGGATCATCGTAGATGATGTGTTTGCAGAAATTCAAAAGTACGTAATTGTGGATATACAAAACACAGACACTCAAAAACAAAATGACGCCCAACTCAATGTGAGCAATTCTTTTTCACAGCTCAAAATCAAAATACCAAAGACCCTTTTGAGCCAAGTTGGAAACATAAATACTACTGTGGTATCATCCACCGGTGATGAGAGTACGTATAATATTAGAGATTATATTTTAGAGGCAACATCTCCAAGAGACAATGAATTATCTATCCCTATACCTAACAATAGTACAACTGTTACTATAAGAATAGATGGTCAGAATCTTTAA
- a CDS encoding family 16 glycoside hydrolase codes for MLINSAGFLAAMLVLAPILGTQPYNTAYSSISSTIYDNIQKQFDNLMPFEVPQIDMNSKDNTQSSDESESQSAQMAATTDPSCNTNLYDNFDSTYFLGEGKTSPNGEWKNQYSGYGSTGVKKVDWRTVFYLSPKVSTSPSETHAALVKSVDQFCNFTMDVDINTVKQLRKNSPPNKWEVGWIDFRYVDKFHHYSLLFKPNGIELGKKDCDTCTNPVDGQKFLKTKSTPKMTLNTWNHIKIDMVGNHIKVFINGALAIDYIDTTMSPKLAKGSIAMYSEDAYVLYNNMAITAK; via the coding sequence ATGTTAATCAATTCGGCGGGATTCTTGGCAGCAATGCTAGTGTTAGCTCCAATTTTGGGAACTCAACCTTACAACACTGCGTATTCAAGTATATCTTCTACAATTTATGACAACATTCAAAAGCAATTTGACAATCTAATGCCATTTGAAGTACCTCAAATCGATATGAATTCTAAGGATAATACTCAAAGTAGTGATGAGTCAGAGTCTCAATCGGCTCAGATGGCTGCAACCACTGACCCTTCATGCAATACCAATCTATATGATAATTTTGATAGCACATACTTTTTGGGCGAAGGTAAAACCTCACCCAATGGGGAGTGGAAGAATCAATACTCTGGTTATGGATCTACTGGAGTCAAAAAAGTTGACTGGAGAACAGTATTTTATTTGAGTCCAAAAGTATCCACCAGTCCATCTGAAACTCATGCTGCATTGGTAAAGTCTGTAGACCAATTTTGCAATTTTACAATGGATGTTGACATCAATACGGTAAAACAATTGCGAAAGAACTCTCCTCCAAATAAGTGGGAAGTCGGTTGGATAGACTTTAGGTATGTTGACAAATTCCATCATTATTCACTGCTGTTCAAGCCAAACGGAATCGAACTTGGAAAGAAAGATTGTGATACCTGTACAAACCCTGTAGACGGCCAAAAATTTCTAAAGACAAAATCCACTCCAAAGATGACCTTAAACACTTGGAACCATATAAAGATCGATATGGTTGGTAATCACATCAAGGTATTTATCAACGGCGCTTTGGCTATAGATTACATAGATACTACAATGTCTCCAAAATTGGCCAAGGGTTCAATAGCAATGTATTCTGAGGATGCCTACGTCCTATACAACAATATGGCTATTACAGCCAAATAA
- a CDS encoding family 16 glycoside hydrolase — MIFEVKATPNTDNTCDVHLYDNFDTPYYLEDGQTSPNGEWENVYSGYGSTGVEEIDGRSVFYLKPNASSTPYDTHTHAALVKSTDKFCDFVMEFDINTVKQLRLNSPPNVWEVGWIDFRYVDKFHHYSLLFKPNGIELGKKDCESCTNPVDGQNFLETKSTPKMDLNTWNHIKIEMVGNHIMVYINGELEIDYVDTEMSPEMASGSVAMYSEDAYVLYNNMDVSPK, encoded by the coding sequence ATGATTTTTGAAGTAAAAGCTACTCCCAATACTGACAATACTTGCGATGTGCACTTGTATGATAATTTTGATACCCCATACTATCTGGAAGATGGACAGACATCACCAAATGGAGAATGGGAAAATGTTTACTCTGGATACGGATCAACAGGAGTTGAAGAAATAGACGGCAGATCAGTATTTTATCTCAAGCCTAATGCATCATCAACTCCTTATGATACACATACTCATGCTGCATTGGTAAAATCTACAGACAAGTTTTGTGATTTTGTAATGGAGTTTGACATAAATACCGTAAAACAATTGCGATTAAACTCTCCTCCAAATGTATGGGAAGTAGGTTGGATAGACTTTAGGTATGTTGACAAATTCCATCATTATTCACTGTTGTTCAAGCCAAACGGAATCGAACTTGGAAAGAAAGATTGTGAAAGTTGCACAAACCCTGTAGACGGCCAAAATTTCTTAGAGACAAAATCCACTCCAAAAATGGATCTAAATACTTGGAACCATATAAAGATCGAAATGGTTGGTAATCACATTATGGTATATATCAATGGAGAATTGGAGATTGACTATGTTGATACCGAAATGTCTCCAGAAATGGCCTCTGGGTCAGTTGCAATGTATTCTGAGGATGCCTACGTCTTGTACAACAACATGGATGTATCTCCTAAATAA
- a CDS encoding N,N-dimethylformamidase beta subunit family domain-containing protein yields MLYFNIVGVVLFVFFSSYLFSSSQYISIVNGEMVPNVTIIDPFRGSTIPSNEIIVNGSVFDSDLNVENVEVLIHGYPFDGQFDYIPANLQRINDSMTYAKLFDNMTNNTSDSNKDYSGYLKWSVPLQVDKPGVYRILAHAEDSAGNDDYDGVIVHVPFILNHNNESNVNSSLPIRIALVNPVFTETAYSSDGFYTFYALQKSVQAGEKVYSNLSLFTPNMFSPPFPLLNESYNYDENMQDFSDINKDNAPIITLYKHIKQDLMPGANVTVIKDQDIHKGYIFDADAKNKNAYDLLIFFHEEYITQKMYDDVKNFVRNGGTVLFLDGNNMYAEVTYDQFNNTITLVEGHGWKFNGEYAERGPFERWFNENSEWIGSNYLRTTLSANVTFGNNPFNYTHFEENFVNNPDVNIILDYNATIPENSPYLGATVATYDLDFGKGKVIHMGLYSQHIIDNEKFIEFLDDILLSVYPQYKDKN; encoded by the coding sequence ATGTTATATTTTAATATTGTGGGGGTCGTTCTTTTTGTATTCTTCTCTTCATACTTGTTTAGTTCTTCGCAGTACATTTCAATAGTAAATGGCGAAATGGTACCTAATGTTACTATAATAGATCCATTTAGAGGATCCACCATCCCCTCCAACGAAATTATTGTTAATGGTTCAGTATTTGATAGTGACTTAAATGTTGAAAATGTAGAGGTCCTCATTCACGGATATCCCTTTGATGGACAATTTGACTATATCCCTGCTAATCTACAACGAATAAACGATTCTATGACATATGCCAAACTTTTTGATAACATGACAAACAATACTTCTGATAGTAATAAAGATTATTCAGGATATTTAAAATGGTCAGTTCCCCTGCAGGTAGATAAACCCGGAGTTTATCGAATCCTTGCTCATGCAGAGGACTCGGCCGGAAATGATGATTATGATGGCGTTATAGTCCATGTTCCTTTTATATTAAATCATAATAACGAGTCAAATGTAAATAGTTCGCTACCAATTAGAATTGCACTAGTCAATCCCGTTTTCACCGAAACTGCCTATAGTAGTGATGGCTTCTACACATTCTATGCTCTTCAAAAGTCAGTGCAGGCAGGTGAGAAGGTATATTCTAATTTAAGCTTGTTTACTCCAAACATGTTTAGTCCGCCCTTTCCCTTACTGAATGAATCTTACAATTACGATGAAAACATGCAAGATTTTTCGGACATCAATAAAGATAACGCTCCTATAATCACACTCTATAAACATATCAAGCAGGATTTGATGCCCGGCGCTAATGTGACTGTCATAAAAGACCAAGACATCCACAAAGGATACATTTTTGATGCAGATGCTAAAAATAAAAATGCGTATGATTTGTTGATATTTTTCCATGAAGAATATATTACGCAAAAAATGTATGATGATGTCAAGAACTTTGTAAGAAATGGTGGAACAGTTCTGTTTTTGGACGGAAATAATATGTATGCTGAAGTAACATACGATCAATTTAACAATACTATAACCTTGGTAGAAGGTCATGGCTGGAAGTTCAATGGAGAGTATGCAGAAAGAGGCCCCTTTGAGAGATGGTTTAACGAAAACAGTGAGTGGATTGGCAGTAATTATCTCAGGACTACACTAAGTGCAAATGTTACATTTGGTAATAACCCTTTTAATTACACTCACTTTGAGGAAAATTTTGTAAATAATCCAGACGTAAACATTATACTCGACTATAACGCCACCATACCAGAAAATAGTCCTTATTTGGGTGCAACTGTTGCAACATACGATTTGGATTTTGGGAAGGGAAAAGTGATACACATGGGTCTTTATTCTCAACACATAATTGACAATGAAAAATTCATAGAGTTCTTAGATGACATACTCTTGTCTGTATATCCGCAATATAAAGATAAAAATTAA